In one window of Pseudanabaena sp. FACHB-2040 DNA:
- a CDS encoding RNA-binding protein, translated as MTIYVGNLSFQATEDDIRDVFAEYGEVTRISLPIDRETGKKRGFAFVDMAEEAREDAAIAELDGAEWLGRELRVNKARPRSDDGSAGGSGGIRSRNRTTRFSHNPL; from the coding sequence GTGACTATTTACGTTGGGAATTTGTCCTTTCAGGCAACTGAAGACGACATTAGGGATGTCTTCGCCGAGTATGGCGAGGTTACGCGCATTAGTCTACCCATTGATCGCGAAACGGGTAAGAAGCGTGGATTTGCCTTTGTCGATATGGCAGAGGAAGCCCGTGAAGACGCTGCAATCGCTGAACTCGATGGTGCGGAATGGCTAGGCCGAGAGCTGCGCGTTAATAAAGCCCGGCCCCGCTCTGACGATGGCAGTGCCGGTGGCAGCGGCGGCATCCGAAGCCGCAACCGCACTACCCGATTCTCCCACAATCCCCTTTAG